GATCTTCATCCCGGGCGGGGAGACCTTCTACAACCAGGCGAAGCTGTCTGCGGCCGGCATCCCCCAGGTCACCGTCGTCCATGGCTCGAGCACCGCTGGCGGTGCGTACATTCCGGGGCTCTCCGACCACGTCGTCATGGTCCGCGGGAAGGCCAAGGTGTTCCTCGCCGGCCCTCCCCTCCTCCGCGCGGCCACGGGCGAGGTCGCCACGGACGAGGAGCTCGGCGGCGCCGAGATGCACGCCACCGTCGCCGGCACCGCGGACCATCTCGCCGAGGACGACGCCGATGGCATCCGCATCGCGCGAGAGCTCGTCGCGTCCCTCGGGTGGAACGATGCCTTGCCGCCGCCCACGCGCTCCGCCTTCGAGCCACCCCGCTACGCGGCGGAGGAGCTGTGTGGCGTCGTGCCCATCGACCACCGGCGGCCCTACGACTGCCGCGAGGTGATCGCACGGCTCGTGGATGGCTCGGACTTCACTCCCTTCAAGGACGACTACGACGCGCTCACCGTCTGCGGCTGGGCGCGCCTCGAGGGCCGGTCGATCGGCATCATCGGCAACAACGGACCCATCACCCCCAAGGGCGCGGCGAAGGCGGGGCAGTTCATCCAGCTGTGCTGTCAGGCGCGGGTGCCCATCGTCTACCTGCAGAACACGACCGGCTACATGGTGGGCACCCAGTCGGAGCAGGGCGGCATCGTGAAGCACGGCGCGAAGATGCTGCAGGCGGTGGCCAACGCGACCGTGCCGCAAGTGACGCTCCTGCTCGGGGGTTCCTTCGGCGCGGGCAACTACGGCATGTGCGGCCGCGCGTTCCACCCGCGCTTCATCTTCGCCTGGCCGAACGCCCGCACGGCCGTGATGGGCGGCGAGCAGGCGGCGAAGGTGCTGTCCATCGTCGCCACCGAGAAGGCCCGGCGCGCGGGTCTGCCTGTCGACGAGGCGGCGCTGAACGAGATGTCGCGGCCCCTCATCGAGCAGTTCGAGCGCGAGTCGGATGCCTTCCACTGCAGCGCGCGGCTGTTCGACGACGGCGTCATCGACCCGCGGGACACGCGGCGGGTGCTCGGTTTCATCCTGGCCACGTGCGAGGAGGCCACGCGCCGCACGCTGTCGCCCAACACCTTCGGCGTCGCCCGGCTGTAGCGAGGGGAACCATGAAGCGCATTCACAAGGTGCTGGTGGCGAACCGGGGAGAGATCGCCGTACGCGTATTGCGGACCTGCCGCCGGCTCGGCCTGCGCACGGTCGCCGTCTTCTCCGACGCCGACCGGGAGGCGCCCCACGTGCGGCTCGCCGACGAGGCGGTGCGCCTGGGTCCGGCGCCCGCGAAGGAGTCGTACCTCTCGATCGAGCGGGTGCTCGCGGCGGCGGCGGCGTCCGGCGCCGATGCCATCCATCCCGGGTACGGCTTCCTCTCGGAGAACGAGGACTTCGCGCGCGCGTGCGCGGAGGCTCGCCTCGTGTTCATCGGGCCTCCCTCGGAGGCCATCGAGCTGATGGGAAACAAACGGCAGGCGAAGCTGCGCATGCAGGCCGCCGACGTGCCGTGCATCCCCGGCTACGAGGCGGCCCGTCCCGGCGAGTCGCTCGACGACGAGACCCTGGTCCGCGAGGGCAAGCGCATCGGGTTCCCCCTCATGGTGAAGGCGGCGGCGGGCGGCGGCGGGCGTGGCATGCGGCTCGTCCACGAGCCCGGCGCGCTGCTCGATGCCATCCGTTCCGCGCGCTCGGAGGCGGCGAATGCCTTCGGCAGCGGCGAGCTCATCCTCGAGCGCGCGATCGAAGGCGCGCGTCACGTCGAGGTCCAGGTCTTCGCGGACGAGCACGGGAACGCGGTGCACCTCGGCGAGCGCGACTGCTCCATCCAGCGGCGGCACCAGAAGGTGGTCGAGGAGAGCCCGTCCCCTGCCGTCACGCCGGTACTTCGCGAGCGCATGGGAGCCGTAGCCGTGCAGGCGGTCCGCGCCATCGGCTACCGCGGCGCGGGGACCATCGAGTTCCTCCTCGCGCCCAACGGCAACTTCTTCTTCATGGAGATGAACACGCGCCTGCAGGTCGAGCACCCGGTGACGGAGCTCGTGACGGGGCTCGACCTGGTCGAGTGGCAGCTGCGTGTCGCCGACGGCGAGCCGCTCCCGCTGACGCAGCCGGAGCTCACCTTCCGAGGGCATGCCATCGAGGTGCGGTTGTGCGCGGAGGATCCGGCCCACGGGTTCCTCCCCCAGACGGGACGGCTCCTCGCGTGGGTGCCGCCGGCCGGCGAGGGCGTCCGCGTCGACCACGGGGTGCGCGAGGGCCAGGACATCACGCCGTTCTACGACTCCATGCAGGCGAAGCTCATCGCACACGGGCCGGACCGGGAGACGGCGCGCGAGCGGCTGGCCGCGGCGCTGCGGGAGCTGACGGTGTTCGGCGTCACGACGAACGGCACCTTCCTCCAGCATGTCCTCGCGCACGAGGCGTTCCACTCCGGCCGGTACGACACGGGCTTCGTCGCCACCCACCTGCCCCCGGAGATGCTGCGTGTGCTCGGGCAGGCCTCCGCCGAGGACCAGGCCGTCCTGGCCGCCCTGCTCTTCCATGACGATGCGATGGCGCTCGCCCTGCGGGGTGGCTTCGACGCGACGCTCGCCGGCTGGAGCAGCTCCTCCGCCCTGCCGGTGCCGATCGCCCTGAATGAGGGGACCTCGGAGTTCCGCGCATCGGTCCGCCCCGTCGCGCCAGCGGAGTATGAGGTTCGCATCGGCAACACCCAGGTCGCGCTCTCCCTGCGCTCCATCGCCGCCGAGCACGCCGAAGTCGAAGTGGCGGGAAGGCGCCGTGCGGTCCGGTACCGGCGCGCGGGTGGGACCCTGTGGTGCTCGCTCGATGGCATCACGCGCCACCTCCGCGACGTCACCTTCCGCCCTCCCTCCGAGCGCGAGCGGGCCAGCGATGGCCGCCTGCGCGCGCCCATGGACGGCCGCATCATCCGGGTGAACGCCGAGGTCGGCGCGACCGTGGCGCGGGGCGACGTGCTGGTGGTGCTCGAGGCGATGAAGATGGAGTCATCGCTCGCCGCCCCCACCGACGGCGTCATCACGGCGGTGAACGTCACGGTCGGGTCGCAGGTGCCGGCACACCATGTCGTCGCGGTCGTCACCGCCGCTCCAGGCGCTGGCCCTCACGGCACGCAGTAGGCCACAGGCCGGGAGAAGGCTGCCCACTCAGCTTCCAACCGACCCGGTGCACTTGTATCCGCCCCCACCCCCCGAGGGATGCTGGTGGACGTCAGGAGCAGACCATGCGCCGGTCATCCCTCATGCAGCCTCCCTCCCACTCCCGTTCCACCCTCGCACGCCGGACCCTCATCCAGATGGCGGTGCGCATCGGCGTGGTCATCGCCCTGACCACGCTCGTCAGCTACCTCCACATCCTGCGCACCATGCGCGACGAGAGCCTGGAACATCTGGCGCGGCACGTCGAAGAGCGCGGCCAACGGGAGCAGGCCATCTTCGTCCTCTCGGAGGAGACCCACGCCCTCATCAAGAAGGCCTTCGAAGAACGGCTCCAGACCACGAGTCAGGAGGATCCCACCGCCCGCTTCCACAGCATGTTCGAGCGCCGGGCCGATGGGACGATTCGCACTCGTCCCCAGGGCTTCGATGGAACGCGGGAGCCCGGCGTGTGGATCACCCCGGGCGTGAAGGTGGATACCGGATTCCAACGCCGGGTGCTGGCCGCGTATGACGTGATGGCCCAATACGGACCCGCCTACCGCACCCGCCACATCAACACCTTCATCCTCCTGACGGAGGGGGTGAACGTGCTGTACTGGCCGGAGGTCCCCAACTGGACCCTGGACGTCGGGGCCGACTACCCGCTGCTCTCCTTCGAGTACTTCACCCTCACCCGGCCCCAGGAGGATCCTCTGCGGCAGGTGACCTGGACCCGCAGCTACAAGGATGACACCTCCGGAAAATGGCTGCTCTCCGCCGTCACCCCGGTGGACCAGGACGGCCAGCATGTGGCGACGCTCGGCAACGACGTGCTCGTCGATGAGCTGCTGTCGCGCACCCTCATCGACCACCTGCCCGGCGCGCACAACCTCATCTTCCGCGATGATGGCCAGCTCGTGGCCCATCCCGAGATCAAGCTGGACAGCCTGACGGGCGGCTACAACATCCTGGCCCCTCCCCAGCCGGAGGGCTCGCAGCCGGGGCACCCCACCGCGGAACAGCAGGCCCATCTGCGGAGCATCTTCGAGGCGGTGGAGCGCCGCGAGCCCGGGCAGACCGTGGTGGAGCTGCCCGAGTACCATGAGTACATCGCCGTGGCACAGCTGCGGGGCCCGGGCTGGAACTTCGTCACGGTGCTGCCCGAGAGCGTGGTGACCTCGAAAGCCATCGAGGCCGCGCGCTATGTGCTGGTGTTCGGCCTCGTGTCGCTGCTCGTGGAGCTGCTCATCATGTTCTGGGTGCTCAGGGATCAGCTCTCCCGCCCGCTCCAGGCCTTCACGCAGGCCACGGCCCAGGTGACGGCCGGCGACTTCGGGGTCTCCCTGGAGACCTCACGCCAGGACGAGCTGGGACAGCTGGCCCGCTCCTTCGAGCGGATGGCCCAGGAGGTGCGGCAGCGAGAGGAAGCCCTGCGGCAGGCCAACGAGGGCCTGGAGCAACGTGTGGAGGAGCGCACCCGGGAGCTGAAGGAGGTCCACCAGCAGCTCCTGCAGACGGCACGGCAGGCGGGCATGGCGGAGATCGCCACCAACGTGCTGCACAACGTGGGCAATGTCCTCAACAGCGTCTACACCGCGGCCCAGCTCGCCCGGGAGCGCATGCTCAAGATGAAGCTCGAGCACGTGGGCCGGGTGGCGCACCTGCTCCAGGAGCACCAGGGCCAGCTCACCACCTTCGTCACCCAGGACGACCGCGGGCGCAATCTCCTCCCCTTCCTGGACAAGCTGGGGCAGAACTTGTTGG
The sequence above is drawn from the Archangium gephyra genome and encodes:
- a CDS encoding ATP-binding protein, producing the protein MAVRIGVVIALTTLVSYLHILRTMRDESLEHLARHVEERGQREQAIFVLSEETHALIKKAFEERLQTTSQEDPTARFHSMFERRADGTIRTRPQGFDGTREPGVWITPGVKVDTGFQRRVLAAYDVMAQYGPAYRTRHINTFILLTEGVNVLYWPEVPNWTLDVGADYPLLSFEYFTLTRPQEDPLRQVTWTRSYKDDTSGKWLLSAVTPVDQDGQHVATLGNDVLVDELLSRTLIDHLPGAHNLIFRDDGQLVAHPEIKLDSLTGGYNILAPPQPEGSQPGHPTAEQQAHLRSIFEAVERREPGQTVVELPEYHEYIAVAQLRGPGWNFVTVLPESVVTSKAIEAARYVLVFGLVSLLVELLIMFWVLRDQLSRPLQAFTQATAQVTAGDFGVSLETSRQDELGQLARSFERMAQEVRQREEALRQANEGLEQRVEERTRELKEVHQQLLQTARQAGMAEIATNVLHNVGNVLNSVYTAAQLARERMLKMKLEHVGRVAHLLQEHQGQLTTFVTQDDRGRNLLPFLDKLGQNLLDERGDMLELLGDIGRYTEHIGDIVKVQQNHARMPRLQEAVGLTELVEDALRINEAGLSRHQVQVERQLAAIPPVLTDKHKVLMILVNLFSNAKYAMDPIPPEQRRLTVKLEHSAADRVRIEVRDTGVGIAPEQLTRIFQYGFTTRQSGHGFGLHSSAVAAQEMGGSLTVHSEGAGHGATFILELPLHSTGLTHAS
- a CDS encoding acyl-CoA carboxylase subunit beta, with protein sequence MPTLVSRIETASPAFTTQREEMLARVAELRAIEQKSRDTEQQAREKFQQRGQLLPRERLALLLDRGSPFLELSTLCGYKHHDDTDGSLAGGNTLVGIGFVSGVRCLVSVSNSAVKGGTATPWGTQKMLRAQEIALENRLPVVSLVESGGANLLYQQEIFIPGGETFYNQAKLSAAGIPQVTVVHGSSTAGGAYIPGLSDHVVMVRGKAKVFLAGPPLLRAATGEVATDEELGGAEMHATVAGTADHLAEDDADGIRIARELVASLGWNDALPPPTRSAFEPPRYAAEELCGVVPIDHRRPYDCREVIARLVDGSDFTPFKDDYDALTVCGWARLEGRSIGIIGNNGPITPKGAAKAGQFIQLCCQARVPIVYLQNTTGYMVGTQSEQGGIVKHGAKMLQAVANATVPQVTLLLGGSFGAGNYGMCGRAFHPRFIFAWPNARTAVMGGEQAAKVLSIVATEKARRAGLPVDEAALNEMSRPLIEQFERESDAFHCSARLFDDGVIDPRDTRRVLGFILATCEEATRRTLSPNTFGVARL
- a CDS encoding acetyl/propionyl/methylcrotonyl-CoA carboxylase subunit alpha; the protein is MKRIHKVLVANRGEIAVRVLRTCRRLGLRTVAVFSDADREAPHVRLADEAVRLGPAPAKESYLSIERVLAAAAASGADAIHPGYGFLSENEDFARACAEARLVFIGPPSEAIELMGNKRQAKLRMQAADVPCIPGYEAARPGESLDDETLVREGKRIGFPLMVKAAAGGGGRGMRLVHEPGALLDAIRSARSEAANAFGSGELILERAIEGARHVEVQVFADEHGNAVHLGERDCSIQRRHQKVVEESPSPAVTPVLRERMGAVAVQAVRAIGYRGAGTIEFLLAPNGNFFFMEMNTRLQVEHPVTELVTGLDLVEWQLRVADGEPLPLTQPELTFRGHAIEVRLCAEDPAHGFLPQTGRLLAWVPPAGEGVRVDHGVREGQDITPFYDSMQAKLIAHGPDRETARERLAAALRELTVFGVTTNGTFLQHVLAHEAFHSGRYDTGFVATHLPPEMLRVLGQASAEDQAVLAALLFHDDAMALALRGGFDATLAGWSSSSALPVPIALNEGTSEFRASVRPVAPAEYEVRIGNTQVALSLRSIAAEHAEVEVAGRRRAVRYRRAGGTLWCSLDGITRHLRDVTFRPPSERERASDGRLRAPMDGRIIRVNAEVGATVARGDVLVVLEAMKMESSLAAPTDGVITAVNVTVGSQVPAHHVVAVVTAAPGAGPHGTQ